A genomic region of Micromonospora sp. NBC_01796 contains the following coding sequences:
- the gatB gene encoding Asp-tRNA(Asn)/Glu-tRNA(Gln) amidotransferase subunit GatB has translation MSAIVLPSYDDVVERYEPVVGLETHVELGTNTKMFCGCPTDFGGEPNTRTCPVCLGLPGSLPVANKAAIEATIRIGLALNCTIADWCRFARKNYFYPDMPKNFQISQYDEPLCVDGYLDVEVQGKTVRIGIERVHMEEDTGKSLHVGGATGRIHGATESLVDYNRAGIPLVEIVTKPIPGTGALAPETARAYVTELRDVLRSLGVSDVRMEEGSLRCDVNTSLNLPGDEWGTRTETKNVNSLRSVERAVRSEMLRQAALLDAGTKIIQETRHFQEDTGDTRPGRSKETATDYRYFPEPDLVPIAPDRAWVAELKAALPELPRVHRQRLQEQWGLSDLDMQSVLNAGAVELIEQTVAAGTTPAGARKWWLGELSRRANESGVDLAAVGATPAQVAELQRLVDEGKLNDKLARTVLEGVVAGEGGPSEVMAARGLGVVSDTGALTAAVDEAIAANPDIAAKIRDGKVAAAGALVGAVMKTTRGQADAKTVRDLILARLS, from the coding sequence ATGAGCGCGATCGTCCTGCCCTCGTACGACGACGTCGTCGAGCGGTACGAGCCGGTGGTCGGCCTGGAGACCCACGTCGAGCTGGGCACGAACACCAAGATGTTCTGTGGCTGCCCGACCGACTTCGGCGGCGAGCCGAACACCCGTACCTGCCCGGTCTGCCTCGGCCTGCCCGGTTCGCTGCCGGTGGCCAACAAGGCCGCGATCGAGGCGACGATCCGGATCGGTCTCGCGCTCAACTGCACCATCGCCGACTGGTGTCGGTTCGCCCGGAAGAACTACTTCTACCCGGACATGCCGAAGAACTTCCAGATCAGCCAGTACGACGAGCCGCTCTGCGTCGACGGTTACCTCGACGTCGAGGTGCAGGGCAAGACGGTACGGATCGGCATCGAGCGGGTGCACATGGAGGAGGACACCGGTAAGTCGCTGCACGTCGGCGGCGCCACCGGTCGGATCCACGGTGCCACCGAGTCCCTGGTCGACTACAACCGGGCCGGCATCCCGCTGGTCGAGATCGTCACCAAGCCGATCCCCGGCACCGGTGCGCTCGCCCCCGAGACCGCCCGCGCGTACGTCACCGAGCTGCGCGACGTGCTGCGCTCGCTCGGCGTCTCCGACGTACGGATGGAGGAGGGTTCACTGCGCTGCGACGTGAACACCTCCCTCAACCTGCCCGGTGACGAGTGGGGTACCCGTACCGAGACGAAGAACGTCAACTCGCTGCGTTCGGTCGAGCGGGCCGTACGGTCGGAGATGCTGCGGCAGGCCGCCCTGCTCGACGCCGGTACGAAGATCATCCAGGAGACCCGGCACTTCCAGGAGGACACCGGCGACACCCGTCCCGGCCGGTCCAAGGAAACCGCCACCGACTACCGCTATTTCCCCGAGCCGGACCTGGTGCCGATCGCACCGGACCGGGCCTGGGTCGCCGAGCTGAAGGCCGCCCTGCCGGAGCTGCCCCGGGTGCATCGGCAGCGGTTGCAGGAGCAGTGGGGGCTGTCCGACCTCGACATGCAGTCGGTGCTGAACGCGGGTGCGGTCGAGCTGATCGAGCAGACCGTCGCCGCCGGCACCACCCCGGCCGGCGCCCGCAAGTGGTGGCTCGGTGAGCTGTCCCGGCGGGCCAACGAGTCCGGCGTCGACCTCGCCGCGGTCGGGGCGACCCCGGCCCAGGTGGCCGAACTCCAGCGACTCGTGGACGAGGGCAAGCTCAACGACAAGCTCGCCCGTACCGTGCTCGAAGGCGTGGTGGCCGGCGAGGGCGGCCCGAGCGAGGTCATGGCGGCCCGTGGGCTCGGCGTGGTCTCCGACACCGGTGCGCTGACCGCCGCCGTCGACGAGGCGATCGCCGCGAACCCGGACATCGCCGCCAAGATCCGTGACGGCAAGGTCGCCGCCGCCGGAGCCCTGGTCGGCGCCGTCATGAAGACCACCCGAGGCCAGGCCGACGCCAAAACCGTCCGCGACCTGATCCTGGCCCGCCTCAGCTAG
- the gatA gene encoding Asp-tRNA(Asn)/Glu-tRNA(Gln) amidotransferase subunit GatA produces the protein MSDVTRMTATEVAALVAGGEASAVEVTRAHLDRIAEVDGRVHAFLHVDTEGALAAARDVDARRAAGEPLGPLAGVPVAVKDVLTTKGVPTTAGSKILENWRPPYDSTIVQRLRAAGTVPIGKTNMDEFAMGSSTEYSAYGPTNNPWDLGRIPGGSGGGSAAALAAYEAPLAIGSDTGGSIRQPGAVTGTVGAKPTYGGTSRYGLIAFSSSLDTPGPCARTVEDAALLHAVIGGHDPRDSTSIPQPVPDVVAAARLGATGDLTGVRLGIVTEFSGEGAEPGVLAAFRESVDTLTKLGAEVVEVSCPHFEYSLPAYYLIAPSECSSNLARFDGVRFGLRVGDDGVKSLEEVMSLTREQGFGPEVKRRIILGTYALSSGYYDAYYGQAQKVRTLITRDFNAAFEQVDVLISPTTPFVAFPFGSRTGDPYQMYLADLFTIPTNLYGGPAISVPCGLSEGLPVGLQIMAPTMADDRMYRVAAALESAVGTFTPPAL, from the coding sequence ATGAGTGACGTGACCAGGATGACCGCGACGGAGGTCGCGGCCCTTGTCGCCGGTGGCGAGGCGTCCGCGGTCGAGGTGACCCGGGCGCACCTCGACCGGATCGCCGAGGTCGACGGCCGGGTGCACGCCTTCCTGCACGTCGACACCGAGGGGGCGCTCGCCGCCGCCCGCGACGTCGACGCCCGCCGGGCCGCCGGTGAGCCCCTCGGCCCGCTCGCCGGGGTGCCGGTCGCGGTCAAGGACGTGCTCACCACCAAGGGCGTGCCGACCACCGCCGGGTCCAAGATCCTCGAAAACTGGCGCCCGCCGTACGACTCGACCATCGTCCAGCGCCTGCGCGCCGCCGGTACGGTGCCGATCGGCAAGACCAACATGGACGAGTTCGCGATGGGCTCCTCCACCGAATACTCCGCCTACGGACCCACCAACAACCCGTGGGACCTGGGCCGGATCCCCGGCGGCTCCGGTGGTGGCAGCGCCGCCGCCCTGGCCGCGTACGAGGCGCCGCTGGCGATCGGCTCCGACACCGGCGGCTCGATCCGCCAGCCCGGTGCGGTCACCGGCACCGTCGGCGCGAAGCCCACCTACGGCGGCACCTCCCGCTACGGGCTGATCGCCTTCTCGTCGTCGCTGGACACCCCCGGCCCGTGCGCCCGTACGGTCGAGGACGCGGCCCTGCTGCACGCGGTCATCGGTGGGCACGACCCGCGCGACTCCACCTCCATCCCGCAGCCGGTCCCGGACGTGGTCGCCGCCGCCCGGCTCGGCGCGACCGGTGACCTGACCGGCGTACGGCTCGGCATCGTCACCGAGTTCTCCGGCGAGGGCGCCGAACCGGGTGTCCTGGCCGCGTTCCGCGAGTCGGTCGACACGCTGACCAAGCTCGGTGCCGAGGTCGTCGAGGTCTCCTGCCCGCACTTCGAGTACTCGCTCCCGGCGTACTACCTGATCGCGCCGAGCGAGTGCTCGTCCAACCTGGCCCGGTTCGACGGGGTCCGGTTCGGGCTCCGGGTCGGCGACGACGGAGTCAAGTCGCTCGAAGAGGTCATGTCCCTCACCCGCGAACAGGGCTTCGGCCCCGAGGTCAAGCGGCGGATCATCCTCGGCACGTACGCGCTGTCGTCGGGCTACTACGACGCGTACTACGGGCAGGCGCAGAAGGTCCGTACCCTGATCACCCGGGACTTCAACGCCGCGTTCGAGCAGGTCGATGTGCTGATCTCGCCGACCACCCCGTTCGTGGCGTTCCCGTTCGGGTCGCGGACCGGGGACCCGTACCAGATGTACCTCGCCGACCTGTTCACCATCCCGACGAACCTGTACGGCGGCCCGGCGATCTCGGTCCCCTGCGGCCTGTCCGAGGGGCTGCCGGTGGGTCTTCAGATCATGGCGCCGACCATGGCCGACGACCGGATGTACCGGGTCGCCGCCGCCCTGGAGTCCGCGGTCGGCACCTTCACCCCGCCGGCACTCTGA
- the gatC gene encoding Asp-tRNA(Asn)/Glu-tRNA(Gln) amidotransferase subunit GatC, with protein sequence MAAISREEVAHLARLSRLAVTEEELQTFAGQLDVILQSVARVGEVTAADIPPTSHSVPLTNVLREDVVVPCLTPAEALSGAPDVDEQRFRVPRILDEEA encoded by the coding sequence ATGGCCGCCATCTCCCGCGAGGAGGTCGCGCACCTGGCGCGGCTGTCGCGGCTCGCCGTCACCGAGGAGGAGCTGCAGACCTTCGCCGGCCAGCTCGACGTGATCCTCCAGTCGGTGGCCCGGGTCGGTGAGGTGACCGCGGCCGACATCCCGCCCACCTCGCACTCCGTGCCGCTGACCAACGTGCTCCGCGAGGACGTCGTGGTGCCGTGCCTGACCCCGGCCGAGGCGCTGTCCGGTGCACCGGATGTCGATGAACAACGCTTCCGCGTACCGCGGATCCTGGACGAGGAGGCCTGA
- a CDS encoding putative bifunctional diguanylate cyclase/phosphodiesterase gives MEAAVLRNSVPPGRATAFFGFVWAVVVLAALLSAVPLMSLPDQIPQLPPAFWVMAALAAVSDARPFTPPGRRQSSAVFPSICFTFAILLGWGPAPAIAVQAVAVLVSGFRLRHAPWRIVFNIAQYACALTAAHAVARLGPEAAFGARPHPTWADVAIVAVAAAAWFAVKYGSVTLAVRLRFGTPWWPAFRHGLGFELLSTGSLLLLGPVVVAAARVSPALIPLVLVPLYAVYRMARLSGEQEQLARLDPLTALPNRKALYAEVADQIAIHAEQAAKGADGRHLALLLLDLDRFKHVNDALGHGVGDRLLVRVGERLTVTVRPADLVARLGGDEFAVLATGLVEVDEARALAERVVEALVEPVALDGLPLDVSGSIGIAVYPEHGEDFATLMRHAEVAMYDAKNRGDTVAVYAPESDHNSPERLNLLADLRRVLDRAGGADAGEITMYYQPQIAISTGEVVGVEALLRWRHPKRGQVDPEELIRVAEQSAVMRLLTRRVIDDVVEQLAKWSAAGIAVRAAVNVSVRDLHTGEIADQLADRLTRYGVPPSWIQLEITEGALMADPHRVLATIARLDKIGVAIALDDFGTGYSSMQHLRRLPLAEVKVDRSFVLGMATDADDAAIVRSVIELAGALGLRVVAEGVEDARTWRLLHAAGCDVAQGWFYARPMPADELVSWLARYRPLVPGPVQETPGRHRTKPPIAVEALPRDPDPTADTDTSAPAQAPTAPAQAPAEAGSEPVGKGESYVLEQVGGDGTYLTVQIEDDGSFLPEPPSGEPAELAGAGGVGESASPADK, from the coding sequence ATGGAGGCCGCAGTGTTGCGGAACTCCGTTCCTCCTGGACGGGCAACCGCATTCTTCGGCTTTGTCTGGGCGGTCGTCGTATTGGCGGCCCTGCTCTCCGCCGTACCGCTGATGTCGTTGCCCGACCAGATTCCCCAACTGCCGCCGGCATTCTGGGTCATGGCCGCGCTCGCCGCCGTATCCGACGCGCGACCATTCACCCCGCCGGGCCGCCGGCAGAGTTCGGCGGTATTTCCCAGCATCTGCTTCACCTTCGCCATCCTGCTCGGCTGGGGACCCGCCCCGGCGATCGCCGTGCAGGCGGTCGCCGTACTGGTCTCCGGGTTCCGGCTGCGGCACGCCCCGTGGCGGATCGTGTTCAACATCGCCCAGTACGCCTGCGCCCTCACCGCCGCACACGCGGTCGCCCGCCTCGGCCCCGAAGCCGCCTTCGGTGCCCGCCCCCACCCCACCTGGGCCGACGTGGCGATCGTCGCCGTTGCCGCAGCCGCGTGGTTCGCCGTCAAGTACGGCTCCGTCACCCTCGCCGTACGGTTGCGCTTCGGCACCCCGTGGTGGCCGGCGTTCCGGCACGGACTCGGCTTCGAACTGCTCTCCACCGGGTCCCTGCTGCTGCTCGGCCCGGTGGTGGTGGCCGCCGCGCGGGTCAGCCCCGCGCTGATCCCCCTGGTCCTGGTGCCGCTCTACGCGGTCTACCGGATGGCCCGGCTCTCCGGCGAACAGGAACAACTCGCCCGGCTCGACCCCCTCACCGCGCTGCCGAACCGCAAGGCCCTGTACGCCGAGGTCGCCGACCAGATCGCCATCCACGCCGAACAGGCCGCCAAGGGAGCCGACGGCCGGCACCTGGCCCTGCTCCTGCTCGACCTCGACCGGTTCAAGCACGTCAACGACGCCCTCGGGCACGGGGTCGGGGACCGGCTGCTGGTCCGGGTCGGCGAACGGCTCACCGTCACGGTCCGACCCGCCGACCTGGTCGCCCGGCTCGGCGGGGACGAGTTCGCCGTACTGGCGACCGGGTTGGTGGAGGTGGACGAGGCCCGTGCCCTGGCGGAACGGGTGGTCGAGGCGCTGGTCGAACCGGTCGCCCTGGACGGGCTGCCGTTGGACGTCAGCGGCTCCATCGGCATCGCGGTCTACCCCGAACACGGCGAGGACTTCGCGACCCTGATGCGCCACGCCGAGGTGGCCATGTACGACGCCAAGAACCGGGGTGACACCGTCGCCGTCTACGCCCCCGAGTCCGACCACAACTCCCCGGAGCGGCTGAACCTCCTGGCCGACCTGCGCCGGGTCCTCGACCGGGCCGGTGGAGCCGACGCCGGTGAGATCACCATGTACTACCAGCCGCAGATCGCGATCTCCACCGGCGAGGTCGTCGGGGTCGAGGCGCTGCTGCGGTGGCGGCACCCCAAACGCGGCCAGGTCGACCCGGAGGAGCTGATCCGGGTGGCCGAACAGAGCGCGGTGATGCGCCTGTTGACCCGTCGAGTCATCGACGACGTGGTGGAACAGCTCGCGAAGTGGTCGGCCGCCGGGATCGCCGTACGGGCCGCGGTCAACGTCAGCGTCCGTGACCTGCACACCGGGGAGATCGCCGACCAGCTCGCCGATCGGCTCACCCGGTACGGCGTACCGCCGTCCTGGATCCAGTTGGAGATCACCGAGGGCGCCCTGATGGCCGACCCGCACCGGGTCCTGGCCACCATCGCCCGGCTCGACAAGATCGGCGTGGCCATCGCCCTGGACGACTTCGGCACCGGCTACTCCTCCATGCAGCACCTGCGCCGGCTGCCGCTGGCCGAGGTGAAGGTCGACCGTTCGTTCGTACTCGGAATGGCGACCGACGCCGACGACGCCGCCATCGTCCGGTCGGTGATCGAACTGGCCGGCGCGCTCGGCCTGCGGGTCGTTGCCGAGGGCGTGGAGGACGCCCGGACCTGGCGGCTGCTGCACGCCGCCGGCTGCGACGTCGCCCAGGGCTGGTTCTACGCCCGGCCGATGCCGGCCGACGAACTGGTCTCCTGGCTGGCCCGCTACCGTCCGTTGGTGCCCGGCCCGGTTCAGGAGACCCCCGGCCGGCACCGGACCAAGCCCCCGATCGCCGTCGAGGCCCTCCCCCGCGACCCGGACCCGACAGCCGACACCGACACGTCCGCCCCGGCGCAAGCCCCGACCGCCCCGGCGCAAGCCCCGGCCGAGGCGGGGTCCGAACCGGTCGGCAAGGGCGAGTCGTACGTCCTGGAGCAGGTCGGAGGCGACGGAACGTACCTGACCGTGCAGATCGAGGACGACGGGTCGTTCCTGCCGGAGCCGCCGAGCGGGGAGCCGGCCGAGCTTGCCGGGGCGGGGGGAGTCGGGGAGAGCGCGTCTCCGGCTGACAAATAG